A genome region from Tolypothrix sp. PCC 7712 includes the following:
- a CDS encoding heavy-metal-associated domain-containing protein — MTLQLTIPNMACSACANNITNALKVVDANANIQADPQTKLVTIDTQASETVIKEVLAAAGYPAS; from the coding sequence ATGACACTTCAACTCACAATTCCCAACATGGCTTGTTCGGCTTGTGCAAACAATATTACCAATGCACTTAAAGTAGTCGATGCCAATGCAAATATTCAAGCAGATCCTCAAACTAAGCTTGTCACTATAGATACTCAAGCTTCAGAAACAGTAATTAAAGAAGTATTAGCTGCTGCTGGCTATCCAGCTAGCTGA
- a CDS encoding glycosyltransferase produces the protein MNNNKYLIKPKFNSLSNEKSRILLVSMREIANLVAFCTLYEFEDVLYDTDAVDMVQPLSANDGIFRKIYKLAKYLTNSKQLAEFLLPGNNPYLLEQEYELFFPIFNSPFELFALHSFKNWQQKCDKSVCYIVECWEWYLKPSNNYFFEFLKDFDHIFLGTKNCVEAVAKITGRPCSYLPPGIDTLKFCPYPLLPYRSIDVSYLGRRSSVTHKALLEFAQHQPIFYYYDTIKASGTKNAAKQQTFAVNNHQEHRSLLANLIKRSRYFFANRSRANELNTAKVNQEFGSRFFEGAAAGAVMIGEPPKIEEFYKYFDWPDAIIKVPFDSPDIGEIVTDLDAQSDRLTRIRKENVVNSLLRHDWVYRLRTIFEAIDVQPSEIMLSREAELKNLANQIHLSDTSLVR, from the coding sequence ATGAACAACAATAAATATTTAATAAAACCTAAATTTAATTCTCTTTCTAATGAAAAATCACGCATTTTGTTAGTATCAATGCGTGAAATTGCTAACTTAGTAGCTTTTTGTACCTTATATGAATTTGAAGATGTACTATATGATACAGATGCTGTTGATATGGTTCAACCATTGAGTGCTAACGACGGTATCTTCAGGAAAATCTACAAGCTAGCTAAATATTTAACTAACTCCAAGCAATTGGCTGAGTTCCTCCTTCCAGGGAATAATCCATACTTACTTGAGCAAGAGTATGAACTATTCTTTCCCATATTTAATTCTCCCTTTGAACTGTTTGCGCTGCATTCGTTTAAAAATTGGCAGCAAAAATGCGATAAGTCTGTCTGTTACATAGTTGAATGCTGGGAATGGTATCTTAAGCCATCCAATAACTACTTCTTTGAGTTTTTAAAGGATTTCGACCATATTTTTCTTGGTACTAAAAATTGTGTAGAGGCAGTTGCTAAAATTACAGGTCGCCCTTGTAGCTATCTACCACCTGGGATTGATACATTAAAATTCTGTCCCTATCCCCTCTTACCTTATCGTAGTATTGATGTTTCCTATTTGGGTCGTCGTTCATCGGTAACCCATAAAGCCCTATTAGAATTTGCACAACACCAACCAATTTTTTATTACTACGATACAATCAAAGCCTCCGGAACTAAAAATGCCGCTAAACAACAAACATTTGCGGTTAACAATCACCAAGAACACCGCAGTTTATTAGCTAATTTAATTAAAAGAAGCCGCTATTTCTTTGCTAATCGCTCACGCGCTAATGAACTGAACACAGCAAAAGTTAACCAAGAGTTTGGTTCTCGTTTCTTTGAAGGTGCTGCTGCTGGTGCAGTGATGATTGGCGAACCGCCAAAAATAGAGGAATTTTACAAATATTTTGATTGGCCTGATGCAATTATCAAAGTTCCCTTTGATTCTCCTGACATCGGTGAAATTGTAACTGACTTAGATGCTCAGAGCGATCGCTTAACCAGAATTAGAAAAGAAAATGTTGTCAACTCCCTACTGCGACATGATTGGGTATATCGCTTACGAACAATCTTTGAGGCAATAGACGTTCAGCCTAGCGAAATCATGTTATCTAGAGAAGCTGAGTTAAAAAATCTCGCCAATCAGATTCATCTGTCTGATACATCATTGGTTCGTTAG
- a CDS encoding group II intron reverse transcriptase/maturase, translated as MIRHSYKTSESWKALPWKKFRRNLFRLQKRVFKAVQVGDKRKARLLQKLILKSTSARFLAIRQVSQLNAGRKTAGIDGKKSLSFEERFNLEELLRVNSGNWKHQGLREIPIPKKDGTIRMLKIPTIADRAWQCLAKHALEPAHEATFHARSYGFRTGRSAHDAQQYIFNNLNSRVNGIEKRVIELDIEKCFDRINHSAIMDELIAPFGLKLGIFRCLKAGVNPEFPEQGTPQGGVVSPLLANIALNGIESIHRYHVNKRQRITDKTSASDITEPSVRYADDMVIILRPEDDATEILERISEFLRKRGMNVSQKKTKITAATDGFDFLDWHFKVQKNGKLRSIPSVDNFKAFHKKVKHIVNNSNYGATTKAEKLAPVVRGWRNYHKFCKMSGSRNSLYHIETRAYKVFNKETKQNRYSSKKLLDKAFPAISYSENKHVIVKGTKSPYDGDTAYWSERNSKLYDGETSKALKKQNHKCASCGLKFIDEERVHLHHIDGNHANWKKNNLEAIHESCHDYKHMSKSAS; from the coding sequence ATGATTAGACACAGTTACAAAACTAGTGAATCTTGGAAAGCCTTACCGTGGAAGAAATTCCGCCGAAATCTTTTCCGCCTTCAAAAGCGCGTATTTAAAGCTGTTCAAGTTGGAGACAAGCGGAAAGCGCGGTTACTCCAAAAGCTCATTCTAAAATCCACCTCGGCTCGATTTCTTGCAATAAGACAAGTATCACAGCTAAATGCTGGTAGAAAGACGGCTGGTATTGATGGAAAGAAATCCCTCTCATTCGAGGAACGCTTCAACCTTGAAGAATTACTAAGAGTGAACAGTGGAAATTGGAAACATCAAGGGCTAAGAGAAATCCCCATCCCCAAAAAGGACGGGACTATCAGAATGCTCAAGATACCTACCATCGCGGATAGGGCTTGGCAATGCCTAGCAAAACACGCACTCGAACCAGCACACGAAGCCACTTTCCACGCCAGGAGTTATGGGTTTAGAACTGGGCGTTCTGCCCATGATGCACAACAATACATCTTTAACAACCTCAACTCCAGAGTCAACGGAATAGAGAAACGAGTTATTGAACTCGATATTGAGAAGTGCTTCGACAGGATTAACCACTCAGCAATAATGGACGAACTCATTGCCCCTTTTGGCTTAAAACTCGGTATCTTCCGATGCCTCAAGGCTGGAGTCAACCCAGAATTCCCCGAACAAGGGACACCCCAAGGGGGAGTGGTCAGCCCTTTGCTAGCTAACATTGCGCTCAACGGGATTGAGAGTATACACAGATACCATGTGAATAAAAGACAGAGAATCACTGACAAAACCTCAGCCAGTGATATCACCGAACCATCCGTCCGATACGCGGATGACATGGTTATCATACTCCGACCCGAAGATGATGCGACAGAAATACTTGAAAGAATCAGCGAGTTCCTCCGCAAACGCGGAATGAATGTAAGCCAAAAGAAAACCAAAATTACCGCCGCGACAGATGGGTTTGATTTCCTCGACTGGCACTTCAAAGTCCAGAAAAACGGAAAGCTCAGAAGTATCCCTTCAGTGGACAACTTCAAAGCGTTCCATAAGAAAGTAAAACACATCGTCAACAACTCGAATTATGGTGCTACCACAAAGGCTGAGAAATTAGCCCCGGTAGTTAGAGGTTGGAGAAATTACCATAAGTTCTGCAAGATGAGTGGTTCCAGGAACTCCTTGTACCACATCGAAACAAGAGCCTACAAGGTATTCAACAAGGAAACCAAGCAAAACCGCTACTCTAGCAAGAAATTACTAGACAAAGCATTCCCAGCAATTTCCTACTCCGAAAACAAACACGTCATAGTCAAAGGAACAAAATCCCCCTATGACGGAGATACAGCCTACTGGAGCGAACGCAACAGTAAACTCTATGATGGCGAAACCTCTAAAGCTCTTAAGAAGCAAAACCATAAATGTGCATCCTGCGGCTTAAAATTCATCGATGAGGAACGGGTTCACCTGCATCACATCGACGGAAATCACGCCAACTGGAAGAAAAATAATCTTGAAGCAATTCATGAGAGTTGCCACGATTACAAACACATGAGCAAAAGCGCAAGCTGA
- a CDS encoding basic amino acid ABC transporter substrate-binding protein, with translation MKLLNRTWRKLILGLSCLLLIIACNGLQPTSTTSPKLELTTLKVATDPTFVPFEMKNANGYLEGFDIDLMNAIAQVVGLQVQWESLPFDGMISTLQAKRVDAAINGITITAERLKTIDFSRPYFKAGLAIAVRENKQDIKDLDSLKGKKIGVQIGSTGADFAKTIPNAKISTYNSGPDFFQDLLNGNVDAVVGDAFATLYAIKNGNLKGIKVVTNLLTEEFYGIATPKDSPYLATINQGIGILLSNGTYQQIYQKWFNIKPPQLPEKV, from the coding sequence GTGAAATTACTGAACAGGACATGGCGTAAACTAATTTTGGGCTTAAGTTGCTTGTTACTCATAATTGCTTGTAATGGATTGCAACCTACAAGCACCACAAGCCCGAAGTTAGAATTAACAACTCTGAAAGTGGCTACAGACCCTACATTTGTACCCTTTGAGATGAAAAATGCCAATGGGTATTTAGAAGGGTTTGACATTGATTTGATGAATGCGATCGCACAGGTAGTCGGTTTACAAGTTCAATGGGAAAGCCTCCCGTTTGACGGGATGATATCTACTTTGCAAGCCAAAAGAGTAGATGCAGCTATTAACGGTATTACAATTACTGCGGAACGCTTGAAAACCATTGACTTTTCCCGACCTTATTTTAAAGCTGGACTTGCGATCGCAGTTCGAGAAAACAAGCAAGATATCAAAGATTTAGATAGCCTCAAAGGTAAAAAGATAGGCGTACAAATTGGTTCAACGGGTGCAGATTTTGCTAAAACAATCCCCAATGCCAAAATTAGTACATACAACTCCGGCCCTGATTTCTTTCAAGATTTACTTAATGGTAATGTTGATGCGGTAGTTGGCGATGCCTTTGCTACTTTATACGCAATTAAAAATGGTAATCTCAAAGGTATTAAAGTGGTTACCAATTTACTCACAGAAGAATTCTACGGAATCGCTACACCTAAAGATTCTCCTTATTTGGCAACAATTAATCAAGGTATAGGTATTTTGTTATCCAATGGCACTTATCAACAAATTTATCAAAAATGGTTTAATATCAAGCCGCCACAATTACCAGAAAAAGTATAG
- a CDS encoding glycosyltransferase yields the protein MNQEKYLMTPKLHSISRNQSRILIVSMREVAKLVGFCSLYEFEDVIYDADATDMLTPLSTDDGIVRKVYKLAKYLTNSQKLANFLVPGTNPYFLEQEYELFFPVFNSPFELFALHAFKNWRQKCSQAVCYIDEFWETYLQPSSLYFLEYLKDFDHIFLGNKNSVEAVAKITGRPCSYLPPGIDTLKFCPYPQLPHRSIDVSYLGRRSPVTHQALLEYAQQQQIFYYYDTIKASGTKNAAKQQTFAVNNAREHRILFANLNKRSRYFFANRARINEAEATKNKQEFGPRFFEGAAAGAVLIGDPPMTEEFYKHFDWPDAIIKVPFDAPEIGEIISDLDSQPDRLARISRDNVVNTLLRHDWVYRLRTVLETIDVKPSQIMLAREAKLKKLAYEIQHALDASLVS from the coding sequence ATGAATCAAGAAAAATATTTGATGACACCCAAGCTACATTCTATTTCCCGTAATCAATCACGCATTTTGATAGTATCAATGCGTGAAGTTGCTAAGTTAGTAGGATTTTGTAGCTTATATGAATTTGAAGATGTCATCTACGATGCCGATGCTACTGATATGCTCACACCTTTGAGTACAGATGATGGCATCGTTAGAAAAGTCTACAAATTAGCTAAGTATTTAACTAATTCTCAAAAATTAGCTAATTTCTTAGTACCGGGAACTAATCCATACTTTCTTGAACAAGAGTATGAACTATTTTTTCCCGTATTTAATTCTCCTTTTGAACTTTTCGCACTGCACGCATTTAAAAATTGGCGGCAAAAATGTAGCCAAGCAGTTTGTTATATAGATGAATTTTGGGAAACATATCTGCAGCCATCCAGTCTATATTTTCTTGAATATTTAAAAGATTTCGACCATATTTTTCTCGGCAATAAAAATTCAGTCGAAGCAGTTGCTAAAATTACAGGCCGTCCTTGTAGCTATCTACCACCTGGGATTGATACATTAAAATTCTGTCCCTATCCACAGTTACCTCACCGCAGTATTGATGTTTCCTATTTGGGTCGGCGTTCACCTGTAACTCATCAAGCTCTATTAGAGTATGCACAACAGCAACAAATTTTTTATTACTACGATACAATCAAAGCTTCCGGAACTAAAAATGCTGCTAAACAACAAACATTTGCGGTGAATAATGCCCGAGAACACCGCATTTTGTTTGCTAATTTAAACAAGAGAAGCCGTTATTTCTTTGCTAACCGCGCACGCATTAACGAAGCAGAAGCGACAAAAAATAAACAAGAGTTTGGCCCACGCTTCTTTGAAGGAGCAGCTGCTGGTGCAGTCCTCATTGGCGATCCACCAATGACAGAGGAATTCTACAAACATTTTGATTGGCCTGATGCAATTATCAAAGTTCCCTTTGATGCTCCAGAAATTGGCGAGATTATTTCTGATTTGGATTCACAGCCTGATCGCTTGGCAAGAATTAGCAGAGATAATGTTGTCAATACATTACTCCGACATGACTGGGTATATCGCTTACGCACAGTACTTGAAACAATAGATGTTAAACCTAGCCAAATCATGTTAGCTAGAGAAGCTAAGTTAAAGAAACTAGCTTATGAAATCCAGCACGCTTTAGATGCATCATTAGTTAGTTAG
- a CDS encoding arsenate reductase ArsC — MDLPLLLILCTGNSCRSQIAEGVLKELADDLFTTQSAGMNPAKEVHPLAIKVMQEIGIDISQNYCKHINLFLDQKIDTVITVCDHADQSCPTLLSSIKRHHFSFPDPAEATGTEIEKLQIFRQVRDDISKLFLAYVAGRRDAFSA; from the coding sequence ATGGATTTACCACTTCTCTTAATTCTTTGTACTGGTAATTCTTGTCGTAGCCAAATAGCTGAAGGGGTATTGAAAGAGTTAGCTGATGATTTATTCACAACTCAAAGTGCAGGAATGAACCCAGCTAAAGAAGTACATCCTTTGGCTATAAAAGTAATGCAAGAAATAGGAATAGATATTTCTCAAAATTATTGTAAGCATATCAATCTTTTTCTTGACCAAAAAATTGATACTGTCATTACAGTTTGCGATCATGCAGACCAAAGTTGTCCTACTTTACTATCATCTATTAAACGTCATCACTTTAGCTTTCCTGACCCAGCAGAAGCCACAGGTACAGAAATAGAAAAACTGCAAATATTTCGTCAGGTGCGCGACGATATTAGTAAGCTGTTTTTGGCATACGTAGCAGGAAGACGTGATGCTTTTTCAGCATAG
- the hisC gene encoding histidinol-phosphate transaminase, producing MTKYFRSNVDAMASYVPGEQPPRGTKIIKLNSNENPYPPSPAALEVLRNIDGEWLRRYPEPFGGEFRQAASKVLGVPSDWIIVGNGSDEILSIIIRACTEPGRKVVYPMPTYVLYRTLVEMQAADILEISYPEDYSLPLKELIAADGSVTFIASPNSPSGHVVPNEDLRKLASQLSGILVIDEAYVDFTESTALDLVHEYENVIIIRTLSKGYSLAGLRLGFGIANPKLLDGLFKVKDSYNIDAIACAVATAAITDQAYKNACVAKIKASRNQLASDLKKLGFLVWDSQTNFLLVQPPQGNAEYLYQKLKEQKILIRYFKQPRLDDKLRITIGTDEQNQTLVQALTNLLDSKHKE from the coding sequence ATGACAAAATATTTCCGTTCCAATGTAGATGCAATGGCTAGCTATGTCCCTGGCGAACAGCCACCACGGGGGACAAAAATTATTAAACTCAACAGCAACGAAAACCCTTATCCACCCTCACCAGCAGCATTAGAAGTACTGCGGAATATTGATGGTGAATGGTTGCGGCGCTATCCTGAACCATTTGGGGGAGAGTTTCGCCAAGCTGCTAGTAAAGTTTTAGGCGTTCCTAGCGATTGGATTATCGTTGGTAATGGTAGTGATGAAATTTTAAGCATCATCATTCGTGCTTGTACTGAACCAGGACGTAAGGTAGTTTATCCGATGCCAACTTATGTGTTATATCGCACATTAGTTGAGATGCAAGCAGCAGATATTTTAGAAATTTCTTATCCAGAAGATTATAGTTTGCCTTTAAAAGAATTAATTGCGGCTGATGGTTCAGTCACATTTATTGCATCTCCTAATAGTCCATCAGGTCATGTAGTTCCAAATGAAGATCTGCGAAAATTAGCCAGTCAATTATCTGGGATTTTAGTAATTGATGAAGCTTATGTAGATTTTACAGAATCAACTGCTTTAGATTTAGTCCATGAATACGAAAATGTCATAATTATCCGCACACTTTCTAAAGGGTATTCTTTAGCAGGATTGCGTTTAGGTTTTGGCATAGCAAATCCTAAGTTATTAGATGGATTATTTAAAGTCAAAGATAGCTATAATATTGATGCGATCGCCTGTGCTGTAGCGACAGCCGCTATCACCGATCAAGCCTATAAAAACGCTTGTGTCGCCAAAATTAAAGCATCACGAAATCAGCTAGCATCAGACTTGAAAAAATTAGGTTTTCTAGTTTGGGATTCCCAAACAAATTTTTTACTAGTCCAGCCTCCCCAAGGAAATGCAGAATACCTCTATCAAAAACTCAAGGAACAGAAAATTTTAATCCGTTACTTCAAACAACCAAGATTGGATGATAAATTACGCATCACTATTGGTACTGATGAACAAAATCAAACTTTAGTGCAAGCATTGACTAATTTGCTGGATAGTAAACATAAAGAATAG
- a CDS encoding pyridoxine 5'-phosphate synthase — protein sequence MSTLGVNIDHIATIRQARRTVEPDPVAAAVLAELGGADGITVHLREDRRHIQDRDVRLLRQTVRTHLNLEMAATEEMLGIALDIKPDYVTLVPEKREEVTTEGGLDIVGQIAKIVEIVDKLQSASIPVSLFIDAEPSQIAASAKVKAKFIELHTGQYAEATDETSRQHELAVLAKGCEQAIQAGLRVNAGHGLTYWNVYPVAILPGMEELNIGHTIISRAALVGLERAVREMKQAIRGEL from the coding sequence GTGTCTACACTCGGCGTAAACATTGACCACATTGCGACTATTCGACAAGCACGGCGAACGGTGGAACCTGACCCCGTAGCAGCAGCAGTGTTGGCAGAATTGGGGGGTGCAGATGGGATTACTGTGCATCTGCGGGAAGATAGACGGCATATACAAGATAGAGATGTGCGACTCTTACGGCAAACGGTGAGAACGCACTTAAATTTAGAAATGGCTGCTACCGAGGAAATGCTAGGCATAGCTCTCGATATCAAACCAGATTATGTAACTTTAGTACCAGAAAAACGGGAAGAAGTCACTACAGAAGGTGGTTTAGATATTGTTGGGCAAATTGCTAAAATAGTTGAGATAGTTGATAAATTGCAGAGTGCTAGCATTCCAGTAAGTTTATTTATCGATGCCGAACCTTCACAAATTGCAGCATCTGCTAAAGTGAAAGCGAAGTTTATAGAACTGCATACTGGGCAATATGCTGAGGCTACTGATGAAACAAGCCGCCAGCACGAGTTAGCCGTGTTAGCTAAAGGGTGCGAGCAAGCAATTCAAGCAGGGTTGCGAGTTAACGCTGGTCATGGGCTGACTTACTGGAATGTTTATCCTGTGGCGATTCTGCCAGGGATGGAAGAACTCAATATTGGTCACACCATCATTAGTAGAGCAGCTTTGGTAGGTTTAGAAAGAGCTGTGCGTGAGATGAAGCAAGCCATCCGAGGAGAACTGTAA
- a CDS encoding PAS domain S-box protein translates to MLIDSQNLPLTMFNALASRNDLFMALTDRSGRIEWVNEALVQRAEIPAKILIGKKFFSVLAAHEKTNIQQAYIREQLLKGESFKFEFSYISNNQQEHWLFVDGQAISNAEGITTNYAVIANDITLRKLTEKDLEQTRQRLKRLVENVKLVPWEAEASTHKFTYVGPQAIDLFGYELAEWYQPQFWRSHIHPEDLPHVLEHQQVAALQQDDYIVEYRFLAADGNWIWVKDIVNIVRSQGEVTQLIGFIIDINQPKQTELSLQEALSKLAQVNQELEHRVQRRTTDLIQEKEKLQQTLQQLQQAQAQLIHREKMSSLGQLVAGIAHEINNPINFIYGNLNPATKYVEDILYILQLYQQQYPQADTTLQATIEEADLDFIIEDLPNLLNSMKLGANRIREIVLSLRNFSRLDEAEIKRVNIHDGLDSTLMILQNRLKAKTGCPQIQVIKEYGQLPLLECYAGQLNQVFMNIIVNAIDSLEEYDRQRSPQEMLENPSQIKICTELNKGDPTIEGREEFYHKPYNIQSAPAVVIRIIDNGPGISEAVRQRLFDPFFTTKGIGKGTGLGLSISYQIVVEKHQGQLECHSTPGYTEFAIVIPQERIKTNYA, encoded by the coding sequence ATGTTAATTGATTCACAAAATTTACCCTTAACTATGTTTAATGCCTTAGCTAGCCGCAACGATTTATTTATGGCATTAACAGATAGATCTGGACGTATAGAGTGGGTCAATGAAGCATTAGTGCAACGGGCAGAAATACCAGCAAAAATTTTAATAGGAAAAAAGTTTTTCTCTGTACTGGCTGCTCATGAAAAAACTAATATACAACAAGCTTATATCCGCGAACAATTACTAAAAGGCGAAAGCTTTAAATTTGAGTTTTCTTATATATCAAATAATCAGCAAGAACATTGGCTATTTGTAGATGGTCAGGCTATTTCTAATGCCGAAGGTATCACTACTAACTATGCTGTGATCGCCAATGATATTACACTACGTAAGCTGACAGAAAAAGACTTAGAGCAAACTCGCCAACGTCTCAAGCGACTGGTAGAAAATGTTAAATTAGTACCTTGGGAAGCAGAGGCTAGCACTCATAAATTTACTTATGTAGGGCCACAAGCAATTGATTTATTTGGTTATGAATTGGCGGAATGGTATCAACCACAATTCTGGCGATCGCATATTCATCCTGAAGATTTACCCCATGTGTTAGAACATCAGCAAGTTGCTGCACTCCAACAAGATGACTACATAGTTGAGTATCGGTTTTTAGCTGCTGATGGTAACTGGATTTGGGTCAAAGATATTGTCAATATTGTGCGTTCTCAAGGAGAAGTCACACAACTAATCGGTTTTATTATAGATATTAATCAACCCAAACAAACAGAACTTTCATTACAAGAAGCCTTAAGTAAATTAGCACAAGTAAATCAAGAATTAGAACATCGTGTACAGCGACGTACAACTGATTTAATTCAAGAAAAAGAAAAACTCCAACAAACTCTACAGCAACTACAGCAAGCTCAAGCGCAACTCATTCATCGAGAAAAAATGTCTAGCTTGGGTCAACTGGTAGCTGGGATTGCTCATGAAATTAATAATCCTATTAATTTTATCTATGGTAATCTGAATCCTGCTACAAAATATGTTGAAGATATACTCTATATATTGCAATTATATCAACAGCAATATCCTCAAGCTGATACGACACTACAAGCGACAATAGAAGAGGCCGATCTCGATTTTATTATAGAAGATTTACCCAACCTATTAAATTCTATGAAACTGGGTGCTAACCGCATTCGGGAAATAGTACTATCTCTGCGAAATTTTTCTCGCCTTGATGAAGCGGAAATCAAACGGGTAAATATTCATGATGGCTTGGATAGTACTTTAATGATTTTGCAAAACCGTCTTAAAGCTAAAACTGGTTGTCCCCAAATTCAAGTCATCAAAGAATATGGCCAATTACCGCTACTAGAGTGCTATGCAGGACAACTCAACCAAGTATTTATGAACATTATTGTTAATGCTATAGACTCCTTAGAAGAGTACGATCGCCAGCGTTCGCCTCAAGAAATGTTAGAAAATCCCAGCCAAATCAAAATTTGCACAGAATTAAACAAAGGTGACCCTACTATTGAAGGTAGAGAGGAATTTTATCATAAACCCTACAATATCCAGTCTGCACCAGCAGTTGTAATTCGGATTATAGACAATGGCCCTGGTATTAGCGAAGCTGTTCGCCAACGTTTGTTTGACCCCTTCTTTACCACCAAAGGTATTGGTAAAGGTACAGGATTAGGCTTATCTATTAGTTATCAAATTGTCGTTGAAAAGCATCAAGGACAACTGGAATGTCATTCTACTCCTGGTTATACAGAATTTGCGATCGTGATTCCCCAAGAAAGAATTAAAACAAACTATGCATGA
- a CDS encoding DUF305 domain-containing protein, whose amino-acid sequence MEFIRQMIPHHESSVMMAQMVGDRANHTQILDLAQAIIKSQTAEIQQMQQWYQAWS is encoded by the coding sequence ATGGAATTTATCCGGCAAATGATTCCTCACCATGAATCATCTGTAATGATGGCACAGATGGTTGGCGATCGCGCTAACCATACACAAATTCTTGACCTCGCTCAAGCTATCATCAAATCGCAAACTGCTGAAATTCAACAGATGCAGCAATGGTATCAAGCTTGGTCTTGA
- a CDS encoding chloride channel protein, which yields MLPNKPPGGNKTQRWTLSQLFGLARRNPLMISRWVLCWAAVGTASGIFAGLYWNVLELIIHKLQRFEGLSLLLVMPLCGLLVGLVIHFLGNPGEIALIVDNIHFRGGRLDTRKNPSMILASLVSISAGGSAGPEAPLVQVTGSFGTWVADRLKLQGEDLRSMSLAAMAAGFTALFGSPLGGAMFALEILHHQHIVEYYEALMPAIVASCASYLVFAAITHLGIAPTWNFPQYNLANIDDFALAIAFGILGAVAGWIFIAIFRFCDRAFSRIPGPIYFRTTLAGLGLGALAVVLPLTRYFGHEELESVVNTNLPAMFLLILALGKMAAISMTVTGGWRGGFIIPLFFTGACIGKAVAILIPGVHPALAMICTMAAINAAVTRTPISTTLLLSKLTNFSPFTPILFASLMGFFLAPKVPLIASQLKHQTEVAN from the coding sequence GTGCTACCAAATAAGCCCCCAGGGGGGAATAAAACTCAACGTTGGACATTGTCGCAACTTTTTGGCTTGGCAAGGCGCAATCCACTCATGATTTCTAGGTGGGTTCTATGTTGGGCTGCTGTGGGGACTGCGAGTGGTATATTTGCTGGTTTGTATTGGAATGTTCTAGAACTAATTATTCACAAACTCCAACGCTTTGAGGGTTTGAGTCTGCTGCTAGTAATGCCACTATGCGGTTTATTAGTGGGCTTGGTGATTCATTTTTTGGGAAATCCAGGCGAAATCGCGTTGATTGTCGATAATATCCACTTTCGCGGCGGAAGGCTGGATACTCGCAAAAATCCCTCAATGATTCTTGCTTCCCTAGTTAGTATCTCAGCTGGTGGTAGTGCTGGGCCAGAAGCGCCTCTAGTGCAAGTAACTGGTTCTTTTGGTACGTGGGTAGCCGATCGCCTTAAACTCCAAGGAGAAGATTTGAGATCCATGAGTTTAGCAGCGATGGCGGCTGGTTTTACTGCTTTGTTTGGTTCTCCTTTGGGTGGTGCAATGTTCGCTTTAGAGATTTTGCATCATCAGCATATTGTGGAATATTACGAAGCTTTGATGCCAGCGATTGTTGCGAGTTGCGCTAGCTACTTGGTATTTGCTGCAATTACACATTTAGGAATTGCACCTACCTGGAATTTTCCCCAATATAACTTAGCCAACATAGATGATTTTGCTTTAGCGATCGCCTTTGGGATTTTAGGCGCAGTTGCGGGCTGGATTTTTATAGCGATTTTTCGGTTTTGCGATCGCGCTTTTTCTCGTATTCCTGGCCCCATATATTTCCGTACCACACTAGCAGGTTTAGGATTAGGCGCTTTAGCCGTTGTCTTACCGCTTACCCGTTATTTTGGCCATGAAGAATTAGAATCTGTCGTCAATACTAATCTTCCGGCGATGTTTTTGTTGATATTAGCCTTGGGTAAAATGGCAGCTATCAGCATGACAGTTACAGGCGGTTGGCGGGGTGGATTTATCATCCCCTTATTTTTTACTGGCGCTTGTATAGGTAAAGCCGTAGCCATCTTAATTCCCGGAGTTCATCCTGCTTTAGCAATGATTTGTACAATGGCGGCGATTAATGCAGCCGTGACACGCACACCCATTAGCACAACTTTGTTGCTATCAAAACTCACTAACTTCAGTCCCTTCACACCAATACTCTTTGCCAGTTTAATGGGATTTTTCCTCGCTCCAAAAGTTCCCTTGATTGCATCTCAACTCAAGCATCAAACAGAGGTAGCTAATTAA